From a region of the Tamandua tetradactyla isolate mTamTet1 chromosome 10, mTamTet1.pri, whole genome shotgun sequence genome:
- the EIF4G1 gene encoding eukaryotic translation initiation factor 4 gamma 1 isoform X3, with protein sequence MNKASQPTGPPPAPSPGLPQHFYPSRAQPPSSAASRVQSAAPARPGPAAHVYPAGSQVMMIPSQISYPASQGAYYIPGQGRSTYVVPTQQYPVQPGAPSFYPGASPTEFGTYAGAYYPAQGVQQFPTGVAPAQVLMNQPPQIAPKRERKTIRIRDPNQGGKDITEEIMSGARTTSTPTPPQVGGGMEPQANGETPQVAVIVRPDDRSQGAIIGGRPGLPGPEHSPSESQPSSPSPTPSPPPILEPGSEPNLAVLSIPGDTMTTGMIQMSVEESTPVPHETGEPYCLSPEPPALAEPILEVEVTLSKPVPESEFSSSPFQVPMPLTSHKVEIPHEPNGVIASEDLESEVEPSPELDPLSPLACPSEPSIPIAPTAQPEELLNGAPSPPAVDLSPVSEPEEQAKEVTASVDPPTVPSPTPAMAPPTTSPAQEEEIEEEEEEEEGEGEEGEGEEEEEEEEEEGEEDGEAGEAGEAEGEKGGEEVLPSENTQAPAHLPQNLEAAAAAHQVAVSVPKRRRKIKELNKKEAVGDLLDAFKEVNPGVPEVENQPPAGNNPGPESEGSSMSPRPEETDETWDSKEDKIHNAENIQPGEQKYEYKSDQWKPLNLEEKKRYDREFLLGFQFIFASMQKPEGLPHISDVVLDKANKTPLRPLDPSRLQGINCGPDFTPSFANLGRPALSNRGPPRGGPGGELPRGPQAGMGPRRSQQGLRKEPRKIIATVLMTEDIKLNKAEKAWKPSSKRTAADKDRGEEDADGNKTQDLFRRVRSILNKLTPQMFQQLMKQVTQLAIDTEERLKGVIDLIFEKAISEPNFSVAYANMCRCLMALKVPTTEKPTVTVNFRKLLLNRCQKEFEKDKDDDEVFEKKQKEMDEAATAEERGRLKEELEEARDIARRRSLGNIKFIGELFKLKMLTEAIMHDCVVKLLKNHDEESLECLCRLLTTIGKDLDFEKAKPRMDQYFNQMEKIIKEKKTSSRIRFMLQDVLDLRRNNWVPRRGDQGPKTIDQIHKEAEMEEHREHIKVQQLMAKGSDKRRGGPPGPPISRGLPLVDDGGWNTVPISKGSRPIDTSRLTKITKPGSIDSNNQLFAPGGRLSWGKGSSGGSGAKPSDAASEAARPATSTLNRFSALQQAVPTESTDNRRVVQRSSLSRERGEKAGDRGDRLERSERGGDRGDRLDRARTPATKRSFSKEVEERSRERPTQSEGLRKASSLTEDRDRGRDAVKREATLPPMSPPKASLSEEELEKKSKAIIEEYLHLNDMKEAVQCVQELASPSLLFVFVRHGIESTLERTTVAREHMGRLLHQLLCAGHLSTAQYFQGLYEILELAEDMEIDIPHVWLYLAELVTPVLQEGGVSMGELFREITKPLKPLGKAASLLLEILRLLCKSMGSKKVGMLWREAGLSWKEFLPEDQDVVAFVAEQKVQYTLGEESEALGQRALPSEELSRQLEKLIKEGSSNQRVSDWIEANLSEQQVASNTLVRALMTTVCYSAVIFETPFRVDVAVLKARAKLLQKYLCDEQKELQALYALQALVVTLEQPANLLRMFFDALYDEDVVKEDTFYSWESSKDPAEQQGKGVALKSVTAFFKWLREAEEEESDHN encoded by the exons CACTTCTACCCTAGCCGGGCCCAGCCCCCGAGCAGTGCAGCCTCCCGAGTGCAGAGTGCAGCCCCCGCCCGCCCTGGCCCAGCTGCCCATGTCTACCCTGCTGGATCCCAAGTAATGATGATCCCTTCCCAGATCTCCTACCCAGCCTCCCAGGGGGCCTACTACATCCCTGGACAG GGGCGGTCCACTTATGTTGTCCCAACACAGCAGTACCCTGTGCAGCCAGGAGCCCCCAGCTTCTATCCGGGTGCAAGCCCTACAGAGTTTGGGACCTACG CTGGCGCCTACTACCCAGCCCAAGGCGTGCAGCAGTTTCCCACTGGCGTGGCCCCCGCCCAGGTTTTGATGAACCAGCCACCCCAGATTGCTCCCAAGAGGGAGCGTAAGACG ATCCGAATTCGCGATCCAAACCAAGGAGGGAAGGATATCACAGAGGAGATCATGTCTGGGGCACGTAccacctccactcccacccctccccag gTGGGGGGCGGTATGGAGCCACAGGCTAATGGAGAGACGCCCCAGGTTGCTGTCATTGTCCGGCCAG ATGACCGGTCGCAAGGAGCAATCATTGGGGGTCGGCCAGGGCTGCCTGGCCCAGAGCACAGCCCTTCAGAATCCCAGCCTTCATCACCTTCTCCGACCCCATCACCACCCCCAATCTTGGAACCGGGGTCTGAGCCTAATCTTGCAGTCCTCTCTATTCCTGGGGACACTATGACAACGGGGATGATACAGATGTCTGTAGAAGAATCAACCCCTGTGCCCCATGAAACTGGGGAGCCATATTGCCTCTCTCCAGAACCTCCCGCCCTCGCTGAACCCATACTGGAGGTAGAAGTGACACTTAGCAAACCAGTTCCAGAATCTGAGTTCTCTTCCAGTCCTTTCCAGGTTCCCATGCCCCTTACATCTCACAAGGTGGAAATTCCTCATGAGCCTAATGGTGTGATTGCATCTGAGGATCTGGAATCAGAGGTGGAGCCAAGCCCAGAACTTGACCCTCTTTCTCCCCTGGCTTGCCCTTCTGAACCTTCTATACCCATTGCTCCAACTGCCCAACCTGAGGAACTGCTCAATGGAGCCCCCTCGCCACCAGCTGTGGACTTAAGCCCAGTGAGTGAGCCCGAGGAGCAGGCCAAGGAGGTGACAGCATCAGTGGATCCCCCCACCGTCCCCTCTCCCACTCCAGCTATGGCTCCTCCGACTACTTCCCCTGCTCAGGAGGAGGAAAtcgaggaagaggaagaagaggaagaaggagaaggagaagaaggagaaggagaagaagaggaagaggaagaggaagaagaaggagaagaagatggAGAAGCAGGTGAAGCAGGAGAAGCCGAGGGtgagaagggaggagaggaagtgCTCCCCTCAGAGAACACCCAGGCCCCAGCCCACCTGCCCCAGAATTtggaggcagcagcagcagcccaccAAG tggCGGTATCTGTGCCAAAGAGAAGACGGAAAATTAAGGAGCTCAATAAGAAGGAGGCTGTAGGAGACCTTCTAGATGCCTTCAAGGAG GTGAACCCAGGAGTACCAGAGGTGGAAAATCAGCCTCCTGCTGGCAATAATCCAGGCCCAGAGTCTGAGGGCAGCAGCATGTCCCCAAGGCCTGAGGAGACAGATGAGACCTGGGACTCTAAGGAAGACAAAATTCACAATGCCGAGAACATCCAGCCTGGGGAGCAGAAGTATGAATATAAGTCAG ATCAGTGGAAGCCTCTAAACCTTGAGGAGAAAAAGCGTTATGACCGTGAGTTCCTGCTTGGCTTTCAGTTCATCTTTGCCAGTATGCAGAAACCAGAGGGATTACCCCATATCAGTGATGTGGTACTGGACAAG GCCAATAAAACACCACTGCGACCGCTTGATCCCTCCAGACTACAAGGCATAAATTGTGGCCCAGACTTCACTCCATCCTTTGCCAACCTTGGTCGACCAGCACTTAGCAACCGTGGGCCCCCAAGGGGTGGGCCAGGTGGGGAGCTGCCCCGAGGGCCG CAGGCTGGCATGGGACCCCGGCGCTCTCAGCAGGGACTCCGAAAGGAACCTCGTAAGATCATTGCCACCGTGTTAATGACCGAAGATATAAAACTGAACAAAGCGGAGAAGGCCTGGAAACCTAGCAGCAAGCGGACGGCAGCTGATAAAGACCGAGGGGAGGAAGATGCTGATGGTAACAAAACCCAG GACCTGTTCCGCAGGGTGCGCTCCATCCTAAATAAGCTGACGCCCCAGATGTTCCAGCAGTTGATGAAGCAGGTGACACAGCTGGCCATTGACACTGAGGAACGCCTCAAAGGAGTCATTGACCTCATCTTCGAGAAGGCCATCTCAGAGCCCAACTTCTCTGTGGCCTATGCCAATATGTGTCGCTGCCTCATGGCG CTGAAAGTGCCCACGACAGAAAAGCCGACAGTAACTGTGAACTTCCGAAAACTACTGTTGAATCGATGTCAGAAGGAGTTTGAGAAAGACAAAGATGATGATGAAGTTTTTgagaagaagcagaaagagatGGATGAAGCGGCTACG GCAGAGGAACGGGGACGCCTAAAGGAAGAATTAGAAGAGGCTCGGGACATAGCCCGGCGACGTTCTCTAGGGAATATCAAGTTTATTGGGGAGTTGTTTAAGCTGAAGATGTTAACAGAGGCAATAATGCATGACTGCGTGGTCAAACTACTTAAGAACCATGATGAAGAGTCCCTTGAATGCCTTTGCCGTCTGCTCACTACCATTGGCAAAGACCTGGACTTCGAGAAAGCCAAG CCCCGAATGGATCAGTATTTCAACCAGATGGAAAAAATCATTAAGGAAAAGAAGACGTCATCCCGTATCCGCTTCATGCTGCAGGATGTGTTGGATTTGCGACGG AACAATTGGGTGCCACGCCGAGGGGACCAGGGTCCCAAGACCATTGATCAGATCCACAAGGAGGCTGAGATGGAGGAGCATCGGGAGCACATCAAAGTGCAGCAACTCATGGCCAAGGGCAGTGACAAGCGTCGGGGTGGCCCTCCAGGCCCGCCTATCA GCCGTGGGCTTCCACTTGTGGATGATGGAGGTTGGAACACAGTCCCCATCAGCAAGGGCAGCCGCCCCATTGACACCTCCCGCCTCACCAAGATCAcaaag CCTGGCTCCATTGATTCTAACAACCAGCTCTTTGCACCTGGAGGGCGACTGAGCTGGGGCAAGGGCAGCAGTGGAGGCTCAGGGGCCAAACCCTCAGATGCAG CATCAGAAGCTGCCCGTCCAGCTACTAGTACCTTGAATCGCTTCTCAGCTCTTCAACAAGCAGTACCCACAGAGAGCACAGATAACAGACGTGTTGTACAGAG GAGTAGCCTGAGCCGAGAACGAGGAGAGAAAGCTGGGGACCGGGGAGACCGCTTAGAGCGGAGTGAACGGGGCGGTGACCGTGGGGATCGGCTCGATCGTGCACGGACCCCTGCCACCAAACGGAGCTTCAGCAAGGAAGTGGAGGAACGGAGCCGAGAGCGGCCCACCCAGTCTGAAGGACTGCGCAAGGCATCTAGTCTCACGGAGGATCGGGACCGCGGGCGGGATGCTG TGAAGCGGGAAGCCACCCTTCCCCCAATGAGTCCTCCAAAGGCCTCCCTCTCTGAGGAGGAGCTGGAGAAGAAATCCAAGGCCATCATTGAGGAATATCTCCACCTCAATGACATGAAG GAGGCAGTGCAGTGTGTGCAAGAGCTGGCCTCACCCTCTTTGCTCTTCGTCTTTGTGCGACATGGCATTGAGTCCACACTGGAGCGTACCACCGTTGCTCGTGAGCATATGGGGCGGCTGTTGCACCAGCTGCTCTGTGCTGGACACCTCTCCACTGCTCAGTACTTCCAAGG GCTGTATGAAATCCTGGAATTGGCTGAGGACATGGAAATTGACATCCCCCATGTGTGGCTTTACCTAGCAGAACTGGTAACCCCCGTTCTGCAGGAAGGTGGGGTGTCCATGGGGGAGCTGTTCAG gGAGATTACAAAGCCTTTAAAACCCTTGGGCAAAGCTGCTTCTCTGTTGCTGGAAATCTTGAGGCTCCTGTGCAAAAGCATG GGTTCCAAAAAGGTGGGGATGCTATGGCGAGAGGCTGGGCTCAGCTGGAAGGAATTTCTGCCTGAAGACCAAGATGTTGTTGCATTCGTCGCTGAACAG AAGGTGCAGTATACCCTGGGAGAAGAGTCAGAGGCTCTTGGCCAGAGGGCACTCCCCTCTGAGGAGCTGAGCAGGCAGTTGGAGAAGCTGATTAAGGAGGGTAGCAGTAACCAGCGTGTGTCTGACTGGATAGAG GCCAACCTGAGTGAGCAGCAGGTAGCATCTAACACATTAGTTCGAGCCCTCATGACAACTGTCTGCTATTCTGCAGTTATCT TTGAGACTCCTTTCCGTGTGGATGTTGCAGTGTTGAAAGCACGAGCGAAACTGCTGCAGAAATACCTATGTGATGAGCAGAAAGAGCTGCAGGCACTCTATGCCCTCCAGGCCCTTGTAGTGACCTTAGAACAGCCTGCCA ACCTGCTTCGGATGTTCTTTGATGCGTTATATGATGAAGACGTGGTGAAGGAGGACACCTTCTACAGCTGGGAGAGTAGCAAGGACCCTGCTGAGCAGCAGGGCAAGGGCGTGGCCCTTAAATCTGTCACAGCCTTCTTCAAGTGGCTTCGTGAGGCTGAGGAGGAGGAGTCCGACCACAACTGA
- the EIF4G1 gene encoding eukaryotic translation initiation factor 4 gamma 1 isoform X4, with protein MSGARTTSTPTPPQVGGGMEPQANGETPQVAVIVRPDDRSQGAIIGGRPGLPGPEHSPSESQPSSPSPTPSPPPILEPGSEPNLAVLSIPGDTMTTGMIQMSVEESTPVPHETGEPYCLSPEPPALAEPILEVEVTLSKPVPESEFSSSPFQVPMPLTSHKVEIPHEPNGVIASEDLESEVEPSPELDPLSPLACPSEPSIPIAPTAQPEELLNGAPSPPAVDLSPVSEPEEQAKEVTASVDPPTVPSPTPAMAPPTTSPAQEEEIEEEEEEEEGEGEEGEGEEEEEEEEEEGEEDGEAGEAGEAEGEKGGEEVLPSENTQAPAHLPQNLEAAAAAHQVAVSVPKRRRKIKELNKKEAVGDLLDAFKEVNPGVPEVENQPPAGNNPGPESEGSSMSPRPEETDETWDSKEDKIHNAENIQPGEQKYEYKSDQWKPLNLEEKKRYDREFLLGFQFIFASMQKPEGLPHISDVVLDKANKTPLRPLDPSRLQGINCGPDFTPSFANLGRPALSNRGPPRGGPGGELPRGPQAGMGPRRSQQGLRKEPRKIIATVLMTEDIKLNKAEKAWKPSSKRTAADKDRGEEDADGNKTQDLFRRVRSILNKLTPQMFQQLMKQVTQLAIDTEERLKGVIDLIFEKAISEPNFSVAYANMCRCLMALKVPTTEKPTVTVNFRKLLLNRCQKEFEKDKDDDEVFEKKQKEMDEAATAEERGRLKEELEEARDIARRRSLGNIKFIGELFKLKMLTEAIMHDCVVKLLKNHDEESLECLCRLLTTIGKDLDFEKAKPRMDQYFNQMEKIIKEKKTSSRIRFMLQDVLDLRRNNWVPRRGDQGPKTIDQIHKEAEMEEHREHIKVQQLMAKGSDKRRGGPPGPPISRGLPLVDDGGWNTVPISKGSRPIDTSRLTKITKPGSIDSNNQLFAPGGRLSWGKGSSGGSGAKPSDAASEAARPATSTLNRFSALQQAVPTESTDNRRVVQRSSLSRERGEKAGDRGDRLERSERGGDRGDRLDRARTPATKRSFSKEVEERSRERPTQSEGLRKASSLTEDRDRGRDAVKREATLPPMSPPKASLSEEELEKKSKAIIEEYLHLNDMKEAVQCVQELASPSLLFVFVRHGIESTLERTTVAREHMGRLLHQLLCAGHLSTAQYFQGLYEILELAEDMEIDIPHVWLYLAELVTPVLQEGGVSMGELFREITKPLKPLGKAASLLLEILRLLCKSMGSKKVGMLWREAGLSWKEFLPEDQDVVAFVAEQKVQYTLGEESEALGQRALPSEELSRQLEKLIKEGSSNQRVSDWIEANLSEQQVASNTLVRALMTTVCYSAVIFETPFRVDVAVLKARAKLLQKYLCDEQKELQALYALQALVVTLEQPANLLRMFFDALYDEDVVKEDTFYSWESSKDPAEQQGKGVALKSVTAFFKWLREAEEEESDHN; from the exons ATGTCTGGGGCACGTAccacctccactcccacccctccccag gTGGGGGGCGGTATGGAGCCACAGGCTAATGGAGAGACGCCCCAGGTTGCTGTCATTGTCCGGCCAG ATGACCGGTCGCAAGGAGCAATCATTGGGGGTCGGCCAGGGCTGCCTGGCCCAGAGCACAGCCCTTCAGAATCCCAGCCTTCATCACCTTCTCCGACCCCATCACCACCCCCAATCTTGGAACCGGGGTCTGAGCCTAATCTTGCAGTCCTCTCTATTCCTGGGGACACTATGACAACGGGGATGATACAGATGTCTGTAGAAGAATCAACCCCTGTGCCCCATGAAACTGGGGAGCCATATTGCCTCTCTCCAGAACCTCCCGCCCTCGCTGAACCCATACTGGAGGTAGAAGTGACACTTAGCAAACCAGTTCCAGAATCTGAGTTCTCTTCCAGTCCTTTCCAGGTTCCCATGCCCCTTACATCTCACAAGGTGGAAATTCCTCATGAGCCTAATGGTGTGATTGCATCTGAGGATCTGGAATCAGAGGTGGAGCCAAGCCCAGAACTTGACCCTCTTTCTCCCCTGGCTTGCCCTTCTGAACCTTCTATACCCATTGCTCCAACTGCCCAACCTGAGGAACTGCTCAATGGAGCCCCCTCGCCACCAGCTGTGGACTTAAGCCCAGTGAGTGAGCCCGAGGAGCAGGCCAAGGAGGTGACAGCATCAGTGGATCCCCCCACCGTCCCCTCTCCCACTCCAGCTATGGCTCCTCCGACTACTTCCCCTGCTCAGGAGGAGGAAAtcgaggaagaggaagaagaggaagaaggagaaggagaagaaggagaaggagaagaagaggaagaggaagaggaagaagaaggagaagaagatggAGAAGCAGGTGAAGCAGGAGAAGCCGAGGGtgagaagggaggagaggaagtgCTCCCCTCAGAGAACACCCAGGCCCCAGCCCACCTGCCCCAGAATTtggaggcagcagcagcagcccaccAAG tggCGGTATCTGTGCCAAAGAGAAGACGGAAAATTAAGGAGCTCAATAAGAAGGAGGCTGTAGGAGACCTTCTAGATGCCTTCAAGGAG GTGAACCCAGGAGTACCAGAGGTGGAAAATCAGCCTCCTGCTGGCAATAATCCAGGCCCAGAGTCTGAGGGCAGCAGCATGTCCCCAAGGCCTGAGGAGACAGATGAGACCTGGGACTCTAAGGAAGACAAAATTCACAATGCCGAGAACATCCAGCCTGGGGAGCAGAAGTATGAATATAAGTCAG ATCAGTGGAAGCCTCTAAACCTTGAGGAGAAAAAGCGTTATGACCGTGAGTTCCTGCTTGGCTTTCAGTTCATCTTTGCCAGTATGCAGAAACCAGAGGGATTACCCCATATCAGTGATGTGGTACTGGACAAG GCCAATAAAACACCACTGCGACCGCTTGATCCCTCCAGACTACAAGGCATAAATTGTGGCCCAGACTTCACTCCATCCTTTGCCAACCTTGGTCGACCAGCACTTAGCAACCGTGGGCCCCCAAGGGGTGGGCCAGGTGGGGAGCTGCCCCGAGGGCCG CAGGCTGGCATGGGACCCCGGCGCTCTCAGCAGGGACTCCGAAAGGAACCTCGTAAGATCATTGCCACCGTGTTAATGACCGAAGATATAAAACTGAACAAAGCGGAGAAGGCCTGGAAACCTAGCAGCAAGCGGACGGCAGCTGATAAAGACCGAGGGGAGGAAGATGCTGATGGTAACAAAACCCAG GACCTGTTCCGCAGGGTGCGCTCCATCCTAAATAAGCTGACGCCCCAGATGTTCCAGCAGTTGATGAAGCAGGTGACACAGCTGGCCATTGACACTGAGGAACGCCTCAAAGGAGTCATTGACCTCATCTTCGAGAAGGCCATCTCAGAGCCCAACTTCTCTGTGGCCTATGCCAATATGTGTCGCTGCCTCATGGCG CTGAAAGTGCCCACGACAGAAAAGCCGACAGTAACTGTGAACTTCCGAAAACTACTGTTGAATCGATGTCAGAAGGAGTTTGAGAAAGACAAAGATGATGATGAAGTTTTTgagaagaagcagaaagagatGGATGAAGCGGCTACG GCAGAGGAACGGGGACGCCTAAAGGAAGAATTAGAAGAGGCTCGGGACATAGCCCGGCGACGTTCTCTAGGGAATATCAAGTTTATTGGGGAGTTGTTTAAGCTGAAGATGTTAACAGAGGCAATAATGCATGACTGCGTGGTCAAACTACTTAAGAACCATGATGAAGAGTCCCTTGAATGCCTTTGCCGTCTGCTCACTACCATTGGCAAAGACCTGGACTTCGAGAAAGCCAAG CCCCGAATGGATCAGTATTTCAACCAGATGGAAAAAATCATTAAGGAAAAGAAGACGTCATCCCGTATCCGCTTCATGCTGCAGGATGTGTTGGATTTGCGACGG AACAATTGGGTGCCACGCCGAGGGGACCAGGGTCCCAAGACCATTGATCAGATCCACAAGGAGGCTGAGATGGAGGAGCATCGGGAGCACATCAAAGTGCAGCAACTCATGGCCAAGGGCAGTGACAAGCGTCGGGGTGGCCCTCCAGGCCCGCCTATCA GCCGTGGGCTTCCACTTGTGGATGATGGAGGTTGGAACACAGTCCCCATCAGCAAGGGCAGCCGCCCCATTGACACCTCCCGCCTCACCAAGATCAcaaag CCTGGCTCCATTGATTCTAACAACCAGCTCTTTGCACCTGGAGGGCGACTGAGCTGGGGCAAGGGCAGCAGTGGAGGCTCAGGGGCCAAACCCTCAGATGCAG CATCAGAAGCTGCCCGTCCAGCTACTAGTACCTTGAATCGCTTCTCAGCTCTTCAACAAGCAGTACCCACAGAGAGCACAGATAACAGACGTGTTGTACAGAG GAGTAGCCTGAGCCGAGAACGAGGAGAGAAAGCTGGGGACCGGGGAGACCGCTTAGAGCGGAGTGAACGGGGCGGTGACCGTGGGGATCGGCTCGATCGTGCACGGACCCCTGCCACCAAACGGAGCTTCAGCAAGGAAGTGGAGGAACGGAGCCGAGAGCGGCCCACCCAGTCTGAAGGACTGCGCAAGGCATCTAGTCTCACGGAGGATCGGGACCGCGGGCGGGATGCTG TGAAGCGGGAAGCCACCCTTCCCCCAATGAGTCCTCCAAAGGCCTCCCTCTCTGAGGAGGAGCTGGAGAAGAAATCCAAGGCCATCATTGAGGAATATCTCCACCTCAATGACATGAAG GAGGCAGTGCAGTGTGTGCAAGAGCTGGCCTCACCCTCTTTGCTCTTCGTCTTTGTGCGACATGGCATTGAGTCCACACTGGAGCGTACCACCGTTGCTCGTGAGCATATGGGGCGGCTGTTGCACCAGCTGCTCTGTGCTGGACACCTCTCCACTGCTCAGTACTTCCAAGG GCTGTATGAAATCCTGGAATTGGCTGAGGACATGGAAATTGACATCCCCCATGTGTGGCTTTACCTAGCAGAACTGGTAACCCCCGTTCTGCAGGAAGGTGGGGTGTCCATGGGGGAGCTGTTCAG gGAGATTACAAAGCCTTTAAAACCCTTGGGCAAAGCTGCTTCTCTGTTGCTGGAAATCTTGAGGCTCCTGTGCAAAAGCATG GGTTCCAAAAAGGTGGGGATGCTATGGCGAGAGGCTGGGCTCAGCTGGAAGGAATTTCTGCCTGAAGACCAAGATGTTGTTGCATTCGTCGCTGAACAG AAGGTGCAGTATACCCTGGGAGAAGAGTCAGAGGCTCTTGGCCAGAGGGCACTCCCCTCTGAGGAGCTGAGCAGGCAGTTGGAGAAGCTGATTAAGGAGGGTAGCAGTAACCAGCGTGTGTCTGACTGGATAGAG GCCAACCTGAGTGAGCAGCAGGTAGCATCTAACACATTAGTTCGAGCCCTCATGACAACTGTCTGCTATTCTGCAGTTATCT TTGAGACTCCTTTCCGTGTGGATGTTGCAGTGTTGAAAGCACGAGCGAAACTGCTGCAGAAATACCTATGTGATGAGCAGAAAGAGCTGCAGGCACTCTATGCCCTCCAGGCCCTTGTAGTGACCTTAGAACAGCCTGCCA ACCTGCTTCGGATGTTCTTTGATGCGTTATATGATGAAGACGTGGTGAAGGAGGACACCTTCTACAGCTGGGAGAGTAGCAAGGACCCTGCTGAGCAGCAGGGCAAGGGCGTGGCCCTTAAATCTGTCACAGCCTTCTTCAAGTGGCTTCGTGAGGCTGAGGAGGAGGAGTCCGACCACAACTGA